aaCACTTTAAAATACCTTACACAGTCATCAAATGTTTGGATAATGAGACAATCACAagctaaaatgtaatttaaggaacagtttgatttttattatgttaattGCAGCTCAAATCCCTCTTTTTATCTGCTCCTATTTGTTCTATCAAAGTTCCTATAAGACATTGTAAAGATTAGCAACACCAtaactttcaaattaaaagaccACCATTGATTTAGGGGGCAGAAATCCATCAATTCTTAGACGAGGCTTTTCTTGTGAAGGATTAGCAGGAATGTCTTTGAGAACTTGAAAGGCTCCGATGACAACTTTAACTTTACAGTTGTTCCTGCCATCTGTTTCTGCTGTACTTTTGGTTGTGAGAAATGAAACCAAGATGTTCCACAATAAAGCCTGATGGGTTGTGTGGCTGCTACGCTCCTATTTATGGGCTCAAGTCAAAATATAAAGAAGTATTAAACTTTTGATCGTATGCTTCGGTTTGGTGCTCAATTCAATATAAAATCAGTCTGAAAATTTTGACATTGATGAAACTCTAGCAAATGCTCACATGTCATCTTTATCATTTTTTCTAACCAGGTGGGGATCTAGTCTTTACGAACTGACACTTCCAGATCATACACTACACATCTATATGATTCACATCTTTTGCACAATGCAGACGATATGATTGTGTACCCGTAGAGATAGTAGAAGAATGACAGGAGGTAGAAAGCCAGTTTGCACCAGCCTTCTTTTTGACAGAAGGCCAGGATGTCAGCATTCATTATGGTTGTTGGGTCGTAGAGCCCTGGACAGCTCATCACAGGTCTGCTCATGTACCTGCAGCACAGTGGAAGATGTTGCATTATGGTAGTCAGATTTTAATGATAGACTTCACACTGTAATTATTGGGATATACAGACCTCCAGACGTGATAAGCCAGCAGCGGTAAATTGAGGCAGAGGGTGAGCCACTCGGCCGCACAGAAGAACATCACGCAGAAGAAGAAGTGGATGAGATACTCTGGGAGCACCAGCTGAAAAGAGCGAAGATGgaagaaaacatcacaaattatGCCCAATCAGatcatctcctttgttcttataAGCAGGGATTTTACATTCGGTTGGATTGGGTTTTAATTCTAGAGACTTGAGAGAGTTTCAAAGCCAATGAGAGCTTTTTTTACACAGCGAAAGCTGGAATATTGAAAAAGACACACATGAAAAACCTGCAGTCGGCTCCACAAAGTCAGACAGGAATGGAATACCAATGAGCTGCagcaaatgcattttattttcacacgCTTAATATCACTGCATGTTATTACTTGCAGAATAACAGTAAGATAATGTGCTGCGTGTAAATAACAAACACTGCTTTATCGTAGACTGACTGGACTAAATGTGTTTCAAAAATCAGGGTGAAAAATTAAGAACTACTTCAAATTTAAACACCCAGCGTTAAACCGAaccagaaaagaaaatgattcaACTGTGGGTTTATCTTCAATTGTGAGGTTTGGAAAGAAAAGTTTGTGCAGAGCAGAAAATCCAGTTGTCTACTCGCTACCATGCCGATGGAAAGTCAGGCGATTTTCTTACACTGCTCCCGCCCTACAGGAGTTTTAAAATCtcatcagaaaaacaaatgtcacaCAAAAGATGTGGGAATCACACGCAGCAGGATTTCATTAAGACTCCTGCCAGACCAAGCGACGAACGCAACGGCCTGACCTCTGGACGAGAAGCCGTGTAAAGTAAAGTGAATGACTCGGTTGCCATAGCAATCAGGATACTTTGCagtgagaaaagaagaaaggagattcaaaacattttgagaGACGTTTTGGGAAAACACTTCCACACCTTCAGGGACACTACGGAAATATTGTGTGGACTAAGAAATTTAACCCGATTTTCCATCAGCAATGGGGTGAATAGATGACTAAATCCTCATTTTTATGTGAGCATTTCCT
The Antennarius striatus isolate MH-2024 chromosome 17, ASM4005453v1, whole genome shotgun sequence genome window above contains:
- the cnih1 gene encoding protein cornichon homolog 1, which gives rise to MAFTFAAFCYMLALLLTAALIFFAIWHIIAFDELKTDYKNPIDQCNTLNPLVLPEYLIHFFFCVMFFCAAEWLTLCLNLPLLAYHVWRYMSRPVMSCPGLYDPTTIMNADILAFCQKEGWCKLAFYLLSFFYYLYGMIYVLVSS